Proteins from a genomic interval of Arthrobacter sp. CAN_C5:
- a CDS encoding DUF3039 domain-containing protein, with protein sequence MSTPADPFDNDPGNDPRTDPQRSGSTATLEREELREELEPGDRERLAHYVRKEKIMESALSGEPVIALCGKVWTPGRDPQKFPVCPECKDIYNGMRPGKDDKDK encoded by the coding sequence ATGAGTACGCCTGCAGACCCTTTTGACAATGATCCCGGCAACGACCCACGCACTGATCCCCAGCGCTCAGGCTCCACCGCCACGCTGGAGCGCGAGGAGCTTCGGGAAGAGCTGGAACCAGGGGATCGCGAACGCCTCGCCCACTACGTCCGCAAAGAGAAGATCATGGAGTCCGCCCTGTCAGGCGAGCCAGTGATCGCTTTGTGCGGCAAGGTGTGGACGCCGGGCCGCGACCCGCAGAAGTTCCCGGTATGCCCGGAGTGCAAAGACATCTACAACGGCATGCGCCCTGGCAAGGACGACAAGGACAAATAG
- the nagB gene encoding glucosamine-6-phosphate deaminase, with protein MEVVILPDPSAIATLAADAIEALVRRKPDAVLGLATGSSPLGVYDELATRHQRDGLSFAAAHGFALDEYVGLPAGHPESYREVIRREFTDRIDIRPENVHGPDGAATDIPAACAAYEEAIRLAGGVDLQLLGVGTDGHIGFNEPGSSLVSRTRIKSLIMQTRKDNARFFGSVDEVPHHVVTQGLGTIMDARHVVLIATGAQKARAVHDFVEGPVAAVCAASILQMHPHATILIDDAAASGLKLADYYRHTYANKPSWQGI; from the coding sequence ATGGAAGTTGTTATCCTGCCCGATCCGTCAGCCATCGCCACGCTCGCAGCGGATGCGATCGAGGCGCTGGTGCGGCGCAAACCCGACGCTGTGCTGGGTCTGGCGACCGGTTCGTCGCCGCTCGGCGTCTATGACGAACTGGCGACCCGGCACCAGCGGGACGGTCTGAGCTTCGCGGCCGCCCACGGCTTCGCGCTGGATGAGTATGTGGGACTTCCCGCCGGGCACCCCGAGTCCTACCGGGAGGTGATCCGTAGGGAGTTCACCGACCGGATCGATATCCGCCCGGAAAACGTGCACGGTCCCGACGGCGCCGCAACGGATATTCCCGCAGCCTGCGCGGCCTATGAGGAGGCCATCCGGCTGGCGGGCGGCGTTGACCTGCAGCTGTTGGGGGTGGGGACCGACGGCCACATTGGCTTCAATGAACCGGGTAGCTCACTGGTCTCACGCACCCGGATCAAGTCGCTCATCATGCAGACCCGCAAGGACAATGCCAGGTTCTTCGGCAGCGTCGACGAGGTGCCACATCACGTGGTGACCCAGGGCCTCGGGACCATCATGGACGCCCGGCACGTGGTGCTGATCGCAACGGGCGCCCAAAAGGCGCGGGCAGTTCACGATTTCGTCGAGGGCCCGGTGGCGGCGGTGTGCGCGGCATCCATTCTGCAGATGCACCCACACGCCACCATCCTCATCGATGATGCGGCGGCCTCGGGCTTGAAACTGGCAGATTATTATCGCCACACTTACGCCAACAAACCCTCCTGGCAGGGAATCTAG
- a CDS encoding MFS transporter, with translation MTDHSARPTTGPEVVGETANLRPLTIGIIAIITCAAFEAMAVTTAMPAVVADLDGVSGYGLAFSMYLTASLLGTVIAGTWCDRAGARPALAVGMFVMIAGLLVSGAAGEFWMVTAGRAVSGLGGGFMVVAVYVIIGGAYPQHRQPVIFGWLSAAWVLPSLIGPAVAGYLAGEVSWRLVFLGVAPIVLAAFALVWPRTAALAPPEPGAGNRHDGRRRALTGLGLAGGVLAAQIAVNRLAAQGVAGDAGSVLLVTLAIAGVIVAAVTFPRLLPKGTVRLAPGLPSIIATRGLVTAAFFGAEAFLPLMLVTSRGMDEATAGLSLSAGALGWSAGAFVQARVTFRRQWLLVIGASVLSMSIGLLALASDPVVPFWVLVLVWTLAGFAMGMTLSSTSVLVLKLSPAQERGKNSSSLQLSDQLGGVVGTTIAGGLFALLRDPSNPGQVGVFVAIWLALCLFAVAGIVAGLRGALGSSDDPSALAPRHP, from the coding sequence ATGACTGATCACTCCGCCCGGCCCACCACGGGGCCCGAAGTCGTAGGCGAAACGGCGAACCTGCGCCCGCTGACCATCGGGATCATCGCCATCATCACCTGTGCCGCCTTCGAGGCGATGGCGGTGACGACGGCGATGCCTGCGGTGGTCGCTGACCTGGACGGGGTCTCCGGGTACGGTCTGGCCTTTTCGATGTACCTCACGGCGTCGCTGCTGGGCACGGTGATCGCCGGTACCTGGTGTGACCGGGCGGGTGCGCGTCCGGCACTCGCCGTCGGCATGTTCGTCATGATCGCAGGGCTGCTGGTCTCGGGTGCCGCGGGTGAGTTCTGGATGGTCACGGCTGGTCGGGCCGTCTCGGGACTGGGCGGTGGCTTCATGGTGGTAGCCGTTTATGTGATCATCGGGGGAGCATACCCCCAGCACCGCCAACCGGTGATCTTCGGCTGGTTATCCGCGGCCTGGGTGCTGCCCTCGCTGATCGGTCCAGCGGTAGCTGGCTATCTGGCGGGAGAAGTCTCCTGGCGCCTGGTCTTCCTCGGGGTGGCACCGATCGTCCTCGCGGCCTTCGCCCTGGTCTGGCCGAGAACCGCCGCACTGGCGCCACCAGAGCCCGGCGCAGGGAACCGGCACGACGGACGACGGCGTGCCCTCACCGGGCTGGGTCTTGCCGGGGGAGTCCTGGCGGCCCAGATTGCGGTGAACCGGCTCGCAGCCCAGGGCGTGGCCGGTGACGCCGGGTCGGTGCTGCTGGTGACGCTCGCCATCGCCGGCGTGATCGTTGCGGCGGTGACCTTCCCCCGCCTCCTGCCGAAAGGGACAGTACGCCTGGCTCCCGGACTGCCCAGTATTATCGCCACCCGCGGCCTGGTGACAGCCGCGTTCTTCGGCGCGGAGGCCTTCCTGCCGCTGATGCTGGTCACCTCCCGGGGAATGGATGAGGCGACCGCCGGGCTGAGCCTCAGCGCAGGTGCCCTGGGCTGGAGCGCTGGGGCTTTTGTGCAGGCGCGGGTCACGTTCCGCAGGCAATGGTTGTTGGTGATCGGGGCGTCGGTGCTGTCGATGAGCATTGGCCTGCTGGCCCTTGCCTCGGACCCGGTAGTGCCGTTCTGGGTTCTGGTGCTGGTCTGGACGCTGGCTGGCTTTGCCATGGGAATGACCCTGTCCAGCACCTCGGTGCTGGTGCTGAAGCTCTCACCGGCCCAGGAGCGGGGAAAGAACTCGTCGTCGCTACAGCTCAGCGACCAGCTGGGCGGGGTGGTCGGAACCACTATCGCTGGCGGGCTTTTCGCCCTGCTGCGTGACCCGTCCAACCCGGGACAGGTGGGCGTGTTTGTTGCGATTTGGCTGGCTCTGTGCCTCTTCGCGGTTGCCGGTATAGTTGCCGGTTTGAGGGGGGCACTGGGGTCCTCTGATGATCCCAGCGCACTTGCACCCAGGCACCCGTAG
- a CDS encoding ABC transporter ATP-binding protein produces the protein MSSPTLPLSPDTAGEPTLPGSPALVIRGLAKRFGEKIAVNGVDLDVPAGSFYGLVGPNGAGKTTTLSMATGLLRPDHGHAWVHGVDVWDHPLEAKKLMGILPDGVRLFDRLTGEQLVTYAGLLRGMDRDTVAERVADLLRALDLANDAGTLVVDYSAGMTKKIALASALIHAPSLLVLDEPFESVDPVSAANIRDILASYVGSGGTVIVSSHVMDLVQRMCDHVAVIAAGTVLAAGTVDEVRGESSLEDRFVELVGGRNTAEGLTWLRTS, from the coding sequence ATGAGTTCACCCACCCTTCCCCTGTCTCCCGATACTGCCGGCGAACCTACCCTTCCGGGGAGCCCTGCACTCGTCATCCGCGGGCTCGCCAAGCGGTTCGGCGAGAAGATCGCCGTCAACGGTGTCGACCTGGATGTCCCGGCCGGATCCTTCTACGGACTGGTGGGACCCAACGGGGCGGGCAAGACCACCACGCTATCGATGGCGACCGGACTCCTCCGGCCCGATCATGGGCATGCCTGGGTGCATGGCGTCGACGTCTGGGACCATCCCCTCGAAGCGAAGAAGCTGATGGGAATCCTTCCGGACGGGGTAAGGCTGTTCGACCGGTTGACCGGCGAGCAGCTGGTGACCTACGCCGGGCTGCTGCGTGGCATGGACCGGGACACCGTTGCCGAACGGGTTGCGGACCTGCTCCGGGCCCTGGACCTCGCCAACGACGCGGGCACCCTGGTGGTCGACTATTCGGCCGGTATGACCAAGAAGATCGCGCTGGCGTCCGCGCTGATCCATGCGCCGTCGCTGCTGGTGCTCGACGAGCCCTTCGAATCGGTGGATCCGGTGTCAGCGGCGAACATCCGTGACATCCTCGCCAGCTATGTCGGCTCCGGTGGAACCGTCATCGTTTCCAGCCACGTGATGGACCTGGTGCAGCGGATGTGCGACCACGTGGCAGTGATCGCCGCCGGTACCGTGCTCGCTGCCGGCACCGTGGACGAGGTGCGCGGGGAATCCAGCCTGGAGGACCGGTTCGTGGAACTCGTGGGTGGCCGGAACACTGCGGAGGGCCTCACATGGTTGCGCACCTCCTAA
- a CDS encoding transporter, whose product MVAHLLRLKLTLLRNSLKRSTWALVGVILGGLYGLGMLGLLIVGLVFLGNADPTVIRNVLVIGGSVVVLGWIVVPMVSSGIDMTLDPARFVTFAVPMRQMIAGLALGAVIGIPGIITLLASLAQVGTWIRYPAAAVAALICAVLAVLLCVVASRLATTAVISLTSSRRFKDVSSMVILVPLILVGPIIAAVATGFEQSPGFANELAAILGWTPLGVFWAVPADVADGAYLTATLRFVLGVVVLAVLAWLWQLNLARALVTPAYNAVTRKGAGNLGFFRRFPATPTGAVAARALTYWARDPRYLGSIVIVPLVPLLMLFFAAQSGDYTLLNFVGPIIAFLLAWSISADISYDNTAFWLHLSTGVSGRSDRAGRALAVAVISAPAVLVFTIAPLWISGSLEDLPMMLGLSIGVLLTGIGFSSVVSARYTYNVPLPGESPLKTPPGTGFSMFAVQMIGWLVLLVLVIPELGLAIAYLVTGNSAFGWLTLLVGCVLGAVLLLVGLKLGGQWYDRRAPELLQAVSVNK is encoded by the coding sequence ATGGTTGCGCACCTCCTAAGACTCAAACTCACCCTCCTCCGGAACTCCCTGAAGCGCAGCACTTGGGCGCTGGTTGGGGTCATCCTGGGTGGCCTGTACGGGCTCGGGATGCTGGGCCTGTTGATCGTTGGTCTGGTCTTCCTGGGGAACGCAGACCCTACAGTGATCCGCAATGTGTTGGTCATTGGCGGGTCGGTGGTGGTCCTCGGCTGGATCGTGGTGCCAATGGTTTCTTCCGGTATCGATATGACCCTCGACCCGGCCCGGTTTGTCACCTTCGCGGTACCAATGCGGCAGATGATCGCCGGGTTGGCGCTTGGAGCGGTGATCGGGATTCCCGGGATCATCACCCTGCTGGCCTCCCTGGCCCAGGTGGGCACCTGGATCCGGTACCCGGCCGCTGCTGTGGCGGCCCTCATCTGCGCGGTGCTCGCCGTGCTGCTCTGCGTGGTCGCTTCCCGGTTGGCGACCACAGCGGTCATTTCCCTCACCTCCTCCCGCCGGTTCAAGGACGTCAGCTCGATGGTGATCCTGGTGCCGCTGATCCTGGTGGGTCCGATCATCGCCGCTGTCGCGACCGGTTTTGAGCAGTCGCCGGGCTTCGCCAACGAACTCGCGGCTATCCTGGGGTGGACCCCGCTCGGGGTTTTCTGGGCGGTGCCCGCGGACGTGGCCGACGGCGCCTACCTCACCGCTACGCTCCGGTTCGTCCTCGGCGTCGTTGTGCTCGCGGTGCTTGCCTGGCTCTGGCAACTGAACCTGGCGAGGGCGCTGGTCACCCCCGCCTACAACGCGGTCACCCGGAAGGGCGCCGGCAATCTGGGATTTTTCCGCCGCTTCCCGGCCACACCCACCGGCGCGGTGGCAGCCCGGGCACTGACCTACTGGGCCCGGGACCCACGGTATCTGGGGTCGATCGTGATCGTTCCGTTGGTACCGCTGCTGATGCTGTTCTTCGCAGCACAGTCGGGGGACTACACGCTGCTGAATTTCGTGGGACCGATTATCGCTTTCCTGCTCGCGTGGTCCATTTCAGCCGACATCTCCTACGACAACACTGCCTTCTGGTTACACCTGTCCACGGGTGTGAGCGGTCGGTCCGACCGGGCCGGACGCGCCCTGGCCGTCGCGGTAATCTCGGCCCCAGCGGTGCTGGTATTCACCATTGCACCGCTGTGGATTTCCGGCAGCCTCGAGGACCTCCCGATGATGCTCGGACTGTCCATCGGCGTCCTGCTGACCGGCATTGGGTTCTCCAGCGTGGTTTCCGCACGGTATACCTACAACGTGCCGTTGCCGGGGGAGAGCCCGCTGAAGACCCCACCGGGCACCGGGTTCTCGATGTTTGCCGTCCAGATGATTGGCTGGCTGGTCCTGCTGGTGCTGGTCATCCCGGAACTGGGGCTCGCGATTGCCTATCTGGTCACCGGAAACAGTGCCTTCGGTTGGCTCACCCTGCTGGTGGGATGCGTGTTGGGTGCCGTCCTGCTTCTCGTCGGGTTGAAGCTGGGCGGACAATGGTACGACCGTAGGGCGCCGGAACTGCTGCAGGCGGTGTCAGTCAACAAGTAG
- a CDS encoding tetratricopeptide repeat protein, giving the protein MSIPNNRGPLPPSSMNLHGAVDLSALKARAEAARTAPQGGAPAAGNGQQAEAQPASGAGAAGSPYVVEVTEQSFPQLVQLSSQVPVVVDLRAGWSEESSRVTAVLEAIAVEHDGKVLLAKVDVETQPQIAQAFQAQTVPTVVAVLKGQPVPLFEGAVPEQQIRSFIDELLKVAGANGVAGSLREGADAEGAEAAAEEPPLPPHHQAAFDAIEAGDYLAAAASYRQALAEQPADAEAKAGLAQVELMQRLKDVDAATIRQRAADEPDILESQLAVADLDVSGGHVEDGFARIVAFISRTAGEPREAARVRLLELFDVVGVADPRVTKARGALARALF; this is encoded by the coding sequence ATGAGCATTCCGAACAACCGCGGGCCCCTCCCGCCGTCGTCAATGAACCTGCACGGAGCCGTTGACCTTTCGGCGCTGAAGGCGCGTGCCGAAGCAGCACGCACAGCGCCCCAGGGCGGCGCGCCGGCGGCTGGCAACGGCCAGCAGGCGGAAGCCCAACCCGCCAGCGGAGCCGGCGCCGCCGGGAGCCCCTACGTGGTCGAGGTCACCGAGCAGAGCTTCCCCCAGCTGGTACAGCTCTCCTCCCAGGTCCCCGTGGTCGTTGACCTGCGGGCCGGATGGAGCGAGGAATCCTCCCGCGTCACTGCCGTGCTGGAAGCCATCGCCGTCGAACACGATGGCAAGGTCCTGCTGGCGAAGGTCGATGTCGAAACGCAGCCGCAGATTGCCCAGGCATTTCAGGCCCAGACCGTACCGACCGTCGTCGCCGTTCTCAAGGGGCAGCCCGTGCCTCTGTTCGAGGGTGCCGTCCCCGAACAGCAGATCCGTTCCTTCATCGATGAACTGCTGAAGGTGGCAGGCGCCAACGGGGTCGCCGGATCGCTGCGGGAGGGCGCTGACGCCGAGGGTGCCGAGGCCGCGGCCGAGGAGCCACCCCTGCCCCCGCACCACCAGGCCGCCTTTGACGCGATCGAGGCGGGGGACTATCTGGCCGCCGCGGCATCCTACCGCCAGGCCCTGGCCGAACAGCCCGCGGACGCCGAGGCCAAGGCTGGACTCGCCCAGGTGGAACTGATGCAGCGGCTGAAGGACGTTGATGCGGCAACCATCCGCCAGCGCGCAGCCGACGAGCCAGACATTCTTGAAAGCCAGCTGGCCGTGGCGGACCTGGATGTGTCAGGAGGACACGTCGAGGACGGGTTCGCCCGGATCGTGGCCTTCATTTCCCGCACCGCCGGTGAACCGCGTGAAGCGGCACGGGTGCGGCTGCTGGAACTGTTCGACGTCGTCGGTGTCGCCGATCCACGGGTCACCAAGGCCCGTGGAGCACTCGCCCGAGCCCTGTTCTAG